A stretch of DNA from Thalassospiraceae bacterium LMO-SO8:
CCACGCGTGCCGGTCCTGGCGCAGCAACAGCGGCGTCAGGGCGATCAGCACGACCACGTTGCGGAAGAAGGCGACTTCGAAGGGATGCAGTTCCTGCGTGACGTCGCGAACCAGCGCGTGCAGGCAGGCAATCAGCCCCGCCCCCACCATCATGAACAGCATGCCCCGGAAATTGTCGACTTCCCGGGGACCCGCCGGTGTCGCTTGATCGCTGAGGTCCGGGGTCGTCGCCATGGCTTCACTATAGACGGCGGATACCCTCTGGCAATAAGGTCGGCGGCCCGAATTGGGGCCAATTGCATACAATCCTTGGGGTAAGGGGCCGTCACCATGATCAAAGCAGGCATCGCCGGACTGGGCCGTTGGGGCCAGGTTCTCGTCAATTCCGTTCACGGCAAAAGCGACAAGATCGCCATCACCGCCGGCTGCACCGGGCGCAAGGCCAAGGCTGAGGCATTCTGCGCCGAGAAGGGCATCGACCTGCGCGACGGCCTGGCCGACCTGCTGAACGACCCGGACCTGGACGCCGTCATCCTGGCGACCCCGCACAGCCAGCACGCGGATCAGGTGATCGCCGCCGCCGCCGCGGGGAAACAGATTTTCATTGAAAAGCCCTTCACCCTGGACCGCGCCAGCGCCCAGGCCGCCGCCGACGCGGCCGAAGCCGCGGGCGTCGTGCTGGCGCTCGGCCACAACCGGCGTTTCCATCCGGCCATGGTGCGCATGAAGGAAATGGTTCAATCCGGCGAACTGGGCCAGATTCTGCATGTCGAGGGCAACCTGAGCAGCCCCAGCGCCATGCGCTTCGCCGCCGACGGCTGGCGCGCGCAGGCCGACGAGAGCCCGGCCGGCGGCATGACCGGCATGGGCATCCATGTGGTCGACGCCATGATAAATCTGCTCGGCCCCATCGACGAAGTCACCGCCCGGTCGTACCGCAACTTCCTCAAGATCGACGTGGACGACACCACGGCCACGCTGTTCCGTTTCGCCTCGGGCGCCATGGGCTACCTCGGCACCTTCACGGCGACGGCGCCGTTGTGGCGCATCCAGGTGTTCGGCACCGGCGGCTGGGCCGAGATGCACAACTACGACCGCCTGACCGTGCGTAAGGTCTCGGCGGACGCCGTGCCCGGCCCCGAAGAGGTCACCGAATACGGCGCCTTCGACATGGAGCGCGCCGAACTGGAAGCCTTCGCCGACGCCTGCGCCGGCAAGGCCGCCTATCCCCTGACCCCGGCCGAGGCCGTGCATGGCACGGCGGTGCTGGAAGCCGTCATCCGAGGCGCCGCGAGCGGCCAATCGGTCCTGATGAAGGACGTCTAGCCGCCCCCTGAGGGCAAGGAGGGCGAAAGGCCATGTGGTTCCTGATGCGCCAAGTCATGCGCTACGGCCGCTACGTCGCGTGGACCGTGGCGGCGGCCGCCGCCGCGGGCCTCTACGGCATCCTGTCCGTGCGCGACGAGATCGCCCTGTTCGGCGGCGCGCCCCATGTCATCGAATGGTGGGAGCCCTACGTCTGGCCGCCGGTCGCCTTCGTGATCGTCAGCCGGGTGTTGCGCATGATGCTGAACCGCTTCGCCGGCGCCGCGAACGCGCATATGGCGCGAATCCGCAGCGGCGACATCTTCGGCCCCCGGCCCTAGGCTAAGGCGGGGCTGGGGATCAGCTGTCGCCGTCGCCCGGCATGCCGCCCATGCCGGCCCGGGCGATCTTCTTGTCCGTGTTGTAGTTGTTGAGCGCCCAGACGGCCCAAATCGCCGCCGGAATCCAGCCGATCAGGCTCAATTGCAGGATCAGGCAGATGATGCCCTGGATCGGGCGGCCGATGGTGAAGAACACGAACCACGGAATCAAAATCGCGAGAATCAGTCTGATCATGGGAAACCCCCTGTTGTTTCGTATCCCCCGACACCTGGAATGAAACGTTACCCCGCCAGGAATCTTCTGACAATTGGCGCCTGACAATCACCGCGCGTTGACCTACTTTCCCGGCCCATGAAAACCGACCTGTTCGACTTCGACCTGCCGCCGGAACGGATCGCCCAGAAACCGGCGACCCCGCGCGATTCCGCGCGCTTGCTGGAGGTCACGCCGACGGCGCTTTACGACCGGGGTGTGCGCGACCTGCCGTCGCTGCTCAACCCCGGCGACGTGTTGGTCGTCAACGACACGCGGGTGATCCCGGCGCGACTGACCGGCCGGCGCGGCGACGCGTCGCGCCCCGGCCCGCCCGAGGGCGGGCCCAAGGTCGAGGTCACCCTGCATAAATGGGACGACGACGGCCTGTGGCGGGCCTTCGCCCGGCCGGCGCGCAAGCTGAACCCCCGCGACCATATCGTGTTCGCGCCCGGGTTTTCCGCCGACGTGGTGCAGAAACTGGAGATGGGCGAGGTCATCCTGCGCTTCAACAAGGCCGGGCCGGATTTGAAGGACGCGCTGGAACAGTACGGCGTCATGCCCCTGCCCCCCTACATCAAGCGCGAAGCCACGGGCGACGACGCGGACAGGGACGATTATCAGACCCTGTTCGCCGCCCGCGACGGC
This window harbors:
- the queA gene encoding tRNA preQ1(34) S-adenosylmethionine ribosyltransferase-isomerase QueA, whose product is MKTDLFDFDLPPERIAQKPATPRDSARLLEVTPTALYDRGVRDLPSLLNPGDVLVVNDTRVIPARLTGRRGDASRPGPPEGGPKVEVTLHKWDDDGLWRAFARPARKLNPRDHIVFAPGFSADVVQKLEMGEVILRFNKAGPDLKDALEQYGVMPLPPYIKREATGDDADRDDYQTLFAARDGAVAAPTASLHFTPDLLAALDARGVERVSLTLHVGAGTFLPVREDDTRHHVMHAEWGEISTQAADFINQARNAGGRVVACGSTAMRLLETAADAEGQIHPFKGDTDIFITPGYEFRAVDLMLTNFHLPRSTLFMLVSAFAGLERMQSAYAHAVANAYRFYSYGDACLLHRNDGAG
- a CDS encoding YqaE/Pmp3 family membrane protein, which translates into the protein MRLILAILIPWFVFFTIGRPIQGIICLILQLSLIGWIPAAIWAVWALNNYNTDKKIARAGMGGMPGDGDS
- a CDS encoding Gfo/Idh/MocA family oxidoreductase; protein product: MIKAGIAGLGRWGQVLVNSVHGKSDKIAITAGCTGRKAKAEAFCAEKGIDLRDGLADLLNDPDLDAVILATPHSQHADQVIAAAAAGKQIFIEKPFTLDRASAQAAADAAEAAGVVLALGHNRRFHPAMVRMKEMVQSGELGQILHVEGNLSSPSAMRFAADGWRAQADESPAGGMTGMGIHVVDAMINLLGPIDEVTARSYRNFLKIDVDDTTATLFRFASGAMGYLGTFTATAPLWRIQVFGTGGWAEMHNYDRLTVRKVSADAVPGPEEVTEYGAFDMERAELEAFADACAGKAAYPLTPAEAVHGTAVLEAVIRGAASGQSVLMKDV